The Anguilla anguilla isolate fAngAng1 chromosome 4, fAngAng1.pri, whole genome shotgun sequence genome has a window encoding:
- the fcho1 gene encoding F-BAR domain only protein 1 isoform X1, with product MALFKNNFWGEKNAGFDVLYHNMKHGHICTKELAEFVRERAAIEETYSKSMSKLAKMACNGSPLGTFAPMWDVFRVSSDKLALCHLELTKKMNDLIRDVSKYGEEQVKVHRKTKEELLGTVEAVQALQAQSAHLQKSREVYHGKCVELERLQREGAPQKEVEKMELKVKKAGESFAACIEKYNRVGGDFEQKMSDSAQKFQDIEEAHLRQMKQLIKAYSHSIEDTHVQVGQVHEEFKQNVENIGIENLLQKFAELKGTGKDRPAAVGFEGHSSSLVPDAGKRSRGKAFRIPGLSRRDKEPDSTESAVTGTQNSPEVDEEGFVIRADVTENGCAQEKEKDGNFYSSDSDFDDDEPKKFRIQIRPVGSGGRGSSVASEMELRATVGTLTLPPNRGQVSAKRQLSRNSSCTAGPRSEGEGDSAPRREGERDRRARSTASSDRTRLSSTVSGSEALFGPPLESACKSSSLADPAFSSDSSSPENVEDSGLDSPSHQPLGPSPEPASWAAWPSAPQSRGPAVPGRTPDPFLSAFPDPPTQREPACPWAPSPGAPDPAFGVPAFGRSLAPPEPDPTVWTCRHIPPQDAFLAAFEEAPPSPPPWGPPPPCRSRGGKGPEAQRDPRPSSSSSSSCSSSARADRDPIVPVLDSPEDPFSITMIGSPTHQAAQCGGGGRTLPPSGSAPQPKRERAYRGSVGNPFSEGGAAGGRDGERKERVPEEEPVRNGLPLTRSSELQNHLNTEPCPGTVTPPPSQHGSTELLGPAPARPARATRTLGPLSGPERSRSVCSSPLPGPSPGFTTSSSSSSPSEWAGQTTSTPRPSSPARGLSRGPSPLSLSAQEAWPVAAALTEYINAYFKGGEQNRCLVKITGDLTMSFPAGIARIFAANPNTPVLSFRLVNTARVDQFLPNQKLLFSDPSQSDPGSRDYWFNMQALTALLQREAQLNPQASYYNVTVLKYQVSAQDSDCAPVLLLAECQRSGTVTRVSLDYRCSPAVAPGAELSGVQVLLPLDPSATDPQCQPPASWNAEERRLLWKLPNLSPTSNSKGSGTLCASWQCLEAPRGPPPSLAVQFTGSGAALSGLGVELVGGRYRMSLVKKRFATGKYMAGCSL from the exons GGCCGCCATCGAGGAGACGTACTCCAAGTCCATGAGCAAACTGGCCAAGATGGCCTGCAACGGAAGCCCCCTGGG gacgtTCGCCCCCATGTGGGACGTGTTCCGCGTCTCTTCGGACAAGCTGGCCCTCTGCCACCTGGAGCTGACCAAGAAGATGAACGACCTCATCCGCGACGTCAGCAAGTACGGCGAGGAGCAGGTCAAAGTTCACCGCAAG acgAAGGAGGAGCTGCTGGGGACCGTGGAGGCGGTGCAGGCCCTCCAGGCGCAGAGCGCGCACCTGCAGAAGTCCCGGGAGGTCTACCACGGAAAGTGCGTGGAGCTAGAGCGGCTGCAGCGGGAGGGGGCACCGCAGAAGGAGGTGGAGAAG aTGGAGCTGAAGGTGAAGAAAGCTGGGGAGTCGTTTGCCGCCTGCATAGAGAAGTACAACCGCGTGGGCGGAGACTTTGAGCAGAAAATGAGCGACTCTGCTCAG AAGTTCCAAGACATCGAGGAGGCTCATCTGCGGCAGATGAAGCAGCTGATTAAGGCCTACTCGCACTCCATAGAGGACACCCACGTACAGGTGGGGCAG gtCCACGAGGAGTTTAAGCAGAACGTGGAGAACATCGGCATAGAGAACCTCCTCCAGAAGTTTGCTGAGCTGAAGGGCACGGGCAAGGACAGGCCAG CTGCGGTGGGCTTTGAGGGGCACAGCTCCAGCCTGGTGCCTGACGCAGGGAAGAGGAGTCGGGGGAAAGCCTTCCGCATCCCTGGCCTGAGCAGGAGGGACAAGGAGCCGGACTCTAC GGAATCAGCCGTGACAGGGACTCAA AACTCTCCGGAAGTGGACGAGGAGGGCTTCGTGATCCGCGCCGACGTCACCGAGAACG GCTGCGctcaggagaaggagaaggatgGCAACTTCTACTCCAGCGACTCGGACTTCGACGACGACGAGCCCAAGAAGTTCCGCATCCAGATCCGGCCGGTGGGCAGCGGCGGCCGCGGGAGCTCGGTCGCCAGCGAAATGGAGCTGCGCGCCACCGTGGGGaccctcaccctgccccccaACCGAGGG CAGGTCTCAGCCAAGAGACAGCTCTCCC GGAACTCCAGCTGCACGGCCGGACCGCGCTCggaaggggagggagacagCGCCCCCCGCAGGG AGGGCGAGCGGGACAGGCGGGCGAGATCGACCGCCAGCTCTGACCGTaccag GTTGAGCTCCACAGTGTCGGGTTCTGAGGCGCTGTTTGGGCCCCCCCTGGAGTCGGCCTGTAAGTCCAGCAGTCTGGCCG ATCCCGCCTTCTCCTCTGACTCCTCCTCCCCTGAGAATGTGGAGGACTCGGGTCTGGACTCgccttcccatcagcccctgggGCCCTCTCCGGAGCCGGCCAGCTGGGCGGCCTGGCCCTCGGCACCGCAGAGCAGGGGCCCGGCTGTCCCGGGGAGGACCCCGGACCCCTTCCTCTCAGCcttccctgacccccccacgCAGAGGGAGCCCGCCTGCCCTTGGGCCCCGTCCCCCGGCGCTCCGGACCCCGCGTTCGGCGTGCCCGCGTTCGGCCGGTCCCTGGCCCCCCCGGAGCCGGACCCCACGGTGTGGACCTGCCGCCACATTCCCCCGCAGGACGCCTTCCTGGCCGCCTTCGAGGAGGCTCCGCCCTCGCCTCCGCCCTGGGGCCCTCCCCCGCCCTGCAGGTCCCGGGGCGGCAAGGGGCCGGAGGCGCAGAGAGACCCAcgcccttcctcctcctcgtcctcctcctgctcGTCCAGCGCTCGTGCTGACCGGGACCCCATCGTCCCGGTTCTGGACTCCCCGGAGGACCCCTTCTCCATCACCATGATTGGCAGCCCCACGCACCAGGCCGCCCaatgcggcggcggcggcaggaccctccccccctccggctccgccccccagcccAAAAGGGAGCGGGCGTACCGGGGGTCCGTGGGGAACCCCTTCAGCGAGGGCGGGGCAGctggggggcgggacggggagaggaaggagagagtcCCAGAGGAGGAGCCCGTCAGAAACGGCCTGCCGCTCACACGAAGCTCTGAGCTGCAGAACCATCTGAACACAGAGCCCTGCCCCGGCACAG tgaccccccctccctcgcagCACGGGAGCACAGAGCTCCTGGGGCCGGCCCCCGCCCGACCTGCCCGAGCGACCAGGACCCTGGGGCCCCTGAGTGGCCCTGAAAGG TCCCGGTCTGTGTGCTCCTCTCCGCTCCCCGGCCCCAGTCCTGGTTTTACaacctcctcatcctcctccagTCCCAgcgagtgggcggggcagacCACGTCTACCCCAcgcccctccagccccgcccgGG GCCTGTCCCGTGGACCCAGCCCCCTGTCCCTCAGCGCCCAGGAGGCCTGGCCCGTGGCCGCGGCCCTCACAGAGTACATCAACGCGTACTTCAAGGGCGGGGAGCAGAACCG ctgtCTGGTGAAGATCACAGGCGATCTCACCATGTCCTTCCCCGCCGGAATCGCCCGCATCTTCGCCGCCAACCCCAACACCCCCGTCCTCAGCTTCCGGTTGGTCAACACGGCTCGGGTGGACCAGTTTCTGCCCAATCAGAAGCTGCTGTTCAG TGACCCGTCGCAGAGCGACCCGGGGAGCAGGGATTACTGGTTCAACATGCAGGCCCTCACCGCGCTGCTCCAGAGGGAGGCCCAGCTCAACCCCCAGGCCTCCTACTACAACGTGACCGTACTCAAGTACCAG gtgtcaGCGCAGGACTCTGACTGTGCTCCGGTCCTGTTGTTGGCGGAGTGTCAGCGCAGCGGGACGGTGACGCGCGTCTCCCTGGACTACCGCTGCTCCCCCGCCGTGGCCCCCGGGGCCGAGCTGAGCGGCGTGCAGGTCCTGCTGCCCCTCGACCCCTCCGCCACCGACCCCCAGTGCCAGCCCCCCGCGTCCTG gaATGCTGAGGAAAGACGGTTGCTGTGGAAACTGCCTAACCTCTCGCCCACCAGCAACAGCAAAG gcTCAGGAACGCTGTGTGCCAGCTGGCAGTGTCTGGAGGCCCCCCGGGGCCCGCCCCCCAGCCTGGCGGTGCAGTTTACGGGCTCGGGGGCGGCGCTGTCCGGCCTGGGCGTGGAGCTGGTGGGCGGTCGGTACCGCATGTCCCTGGTGAAGAAGAGGTTTGCCACAG GGAAGTACATGGCCGGCTGCTCGTTGTGA
- the fcho1 gene encoding F-BAR domain only protein 1 isoform X3 yields MALFKNNFWGEKNAGFDVLYHNMKHGHICTKELAEFVRERAAIEETYSKSMSKLAKMACNGSPLGTFAPMWDVFRVSSDKLALCHLELTKKMNDLIRDVSKYGEEQVKVHRKTKEELLGTVEAVQALQAQSAHLQKSREVYHGKCVELERLQREGAPQKEVEKMELKVKKAGESFAACIEKYNRVGGDFEQKMSDSAQKFQDIEEAHLRQMKQLIKAYSHSIEDTHVQVGQVHEEFKQNVENIGIENLLQKFAELKGTGKDRPAAVGFEGHSSSLVPDAGKRSRGKAFRIPGLSRRDKEPDSTESAVTGTQNSPEVDEEGFVIRADVTENGCAQEKEKDGNFYSSDSDFDDDEPKKFRIQIRPVGSGGRGSSVASEMELRATVGTLTLPPNRGQVSAKRQLSRNSSCTAGPRSEGEGDSAPRREGERDRRARSTASSDRTRLSSTVSGSEALFGPPLESAYPAFSSDSSSPENVEDSGLDSPSHQPLGPSPEPASWAAWPSAPQSRGPAVPGRTPDPFLSAFPDPPTQREPACPWAPSPGAPDPAFGVPAFGRSLAPPEPDPTVWTCRHIPPQDAFLAAFEEAPPSPPPWGPPPPCRSRGGKGPEAQRDPRPSSSSSSSCSSSARADRDPIVPVLDSPEDPFSITMIGSPTHQAAQCGGGGRTLPPSGSAPQPKRERAYRGSVGNPFSEGGAAGGRDGERKERVPEEEPVRNGLPLTRSSELQNHLNTEPCPGTVTPPPSQHGSTELLGPAPARPARATRTLGPLSGPERSRSVCSSPLPGPSPGFTTSSSSSSPSEWAGQTTSTPRPSSPARGLSRGPSPLSLSAQEAWPVAAALTEYINAYFKGGEQNRCLVKITGDLTMSFPAGIARIFAANPNTPVLSFRLVNTARVDQFLPNQKLLFSDPSQSDPGSRDYWFNMQALTALLQREAQLNPQASYYNVTVLKYQVSAQDSDCAPVLLLAECQRSGTVTRVSLDYRCSPAVAPGAELSGVQVLLPLDPSATDPQCQPPASWNAEERRLLWKLPNLSPTSNSKGSGTLCASWQCLEAPRGPPPSLAVQFTGSGAALSGLGVELVGGRYRMSLVKKRFATGKYMAGCSL; encoded by the exons GGCCGCCATCGAGGAGACGTACTCCAAGTCCATGAGCAAACTGGCCAAGATGGCCTGCAACGGAAGCCCCCTGGG gacgtTCGCCCCCATGTGGGACGTGTTCCGCGTCTCTTCGGACAAGCTGGCCCTCTGCCACCTGGAGCTGACCAAGAAGATGAACGACCTCATCCGCGACGTCAGCAAGTACGGCGAGGAGCAGGTCAAAGTTCACCGCAAG acgAAGGAGGAGCTGCTGGGGACCGTGGAGGCGGTGCAGGCCCTCCAGGCGCAGAGCGCGCACCTGCAGAAGTCCCGGGAGGTCTACCACGGAAAGTGCGTGGAGCTAGAGCGGCTGCAGCGGGAGGGGGCACCGCAGAAGGAGGTGGAGAAG aTGGAGCTGAAGGTGAAGAAAGCTGGGGAGTCGTTTGCCGCCTGCATAGAGAAGTACAACCGCGTGGGCGGAGACTTTGAGCAGAAAATGAGCGACTCTGCTCAG AAGTTCCAAGACATCGAGGAGGCTCATCTGCGGCAGATGAAGCAGCTGATTAAGGCCTACTCGCACTCCATAGAGGACACCCACGTACAGGTGGGGCAG gtCCACGAGGAGTTTAAGCAGAACGTGGAGAACATCGGCATAGAGAACCTCCTCCAGAAGTTTGCTGAGCTGAAGGGCACGGGCAAGGACAGGCCAG CTGCGGTGGGCTTTGAGGGGCACAGCTCCAGCCTGGTGCCTGACGCAGGGAAGAGGAGTCGGGGGAAAGCCTTCCGCATCCCTGGCCTGAGCAGGAGGGACAAGGAGCCGGACTCTAC GGAATCAGCCGTGACAGGGACTCAA AACTCTCCGGAAGTGGACGAGGAGGGCTTCGTGATCCGCGCCGACGTCACCGAGAACG GCTGCGctcaggagaaggagaaggatgGCAACTTCTACTCCAGCGACTCGGACTTCGACGACGACGAGCCCAAGAAGTTCCGCATCCAGATCCGGCCGGTGGGCAGCGGCGGCCGCGGGAGCTCGGTCGCCAGCGAAATGGAGCTGCGCGCCACCGTGGGGaccctcaccctgccccccaACCGAGGG CAGGTCTCAGCCAAGAGACAGCTCTCCC GGAACTCCAGCTGCACGGCCGGACCGCGCTCggaaggggagggagacagCGCCCCCCGCAGGG AGGGCGAGCGGGACAGGCGGGCGAGATCGACCGCCAGCTCTGACCGTaccag GTTGAGCTCCACAGTGTCGGGTTCTGAGGCGCTGTTTGGGCCCCCCCTGGAGTCGGCCT ATCCCGCCTTCTCCTCTGACTCCTCCTCCCCTGAGAATGTGGAGGACTCGGGTCTGGACTCgccttcccatcagcccctgggGCCCTCTCCGGAGCCGGCCAGCTGGGCGGCCTGGCCCTCGGCACCGCAGAGCAGGGGCCCGGCTGTCCCGGGGAGGACCCCGGACCCCTTCCTCTCAGCcttccctgacccccccacgCAGAGGGAGCCCGCCTGCCCTTGGGCCCCGTCCCCCGGCGCTCCGGACCCCGCGTTCGGCGTGCCCGCGTTCGGCCGGTCCCTGGCCCCCCCGGAGCCGGACCCCACGGTGTGGACCTGCCGCCACATTCCCCCGCAGGACGCCTTCCTGGCCGCCTTCGAGGAGGCTCCGCCCTCGCCTCCGCCCTGGGGCCCTCCCCCGCCCTGCAGGTCCCGGGGCGGCAAGGGGCCGGAGGCGCAGAGAGACCCAcgcccttcctcctcctcgtcctcctcctgctcGTCCAGCGCTCGTGCTGACCGGGACCCCATCGTCCCGGTTCTGGACTCCCCGGAGGACCCCTTCTCCATCACCATGATTGGCAGCCCCACGCACCAGGCCGCCCaatgcggcggcggcggcaggaccctccccccctccggctccgccccccagcccAAAAGGGAGCGGGCGTACCGGGGGTCCGTGGGGAACCCCTTCAGCGAGGGCGGGGCAGctggggggcgggacggggagaggaaggagagagtcCCAGAGGAGGAGCCCGTCAGAAACGGCCTGCCGCTCACACGAAGCTCTGAGCTGCAGAACCATCTGAACACAGAGCCCTGCCCCGGCACAG tgaccccccctccctcgcagCACGGGAGCACAGAGCTCCTGGGGCCGGCCCCCGCCCGACCTGCCCGAGCGACCAGGACCCTGGGGCCCCTGAGTGGCCCTGAAAGG TCCCGGTCTGTGTGCTCCTCTCCGCTCCCCGGCCCCAGTCCTGGTTTTACaacctcctcatcctcctccagTCCCAgcgagtgggcggggcagacCACGTCTACCCCAcgcccctccagccccgcccgGG GCCTGTCCCGTGGACCCAGCCCCCTGTCCCTCAGCGCCCAGGAGGCCTGGCCCGTGGCCGCGGCCCTCACAGAGTACATCAACGCGTACTTCAAGGGCGGGGAGCAGAACCG ctgtCTGGTGAAGATCACAGGCGATCTCACCATGTCCTTCCCCGCCGGAATCGCCCGCATCTTCGCCGCCAACCCCAACACCCCCGTCCTCAGCTTCCGGTTGGTCAACACGGCTCGGGTGGACCAGTTTCTGCCCAATCAGAAGCTGCTGTTCAG TGACCCGTCGCAGAGCGACCCGGGGAGCAGGGATTACTGGTTCAACATGCAGGCCCTCACCGCGCTGCTCCAGAGGGAGGCCCAGCTCAACCCCCAGGCCTCCTACTACAACGTGACCGTACTCAAGTACCAG gtgtcaGCGCAGGACTCTGACTGTGCTCCGGTCCTGTTGTTGGCGGAGTGTCAGCGCAGCGGGACGGTGACGCGCGTCTCCCTGGACTACCGCTGCTCCCCCGCCGTGGCCCCCGGGGCCGAGCTGAGCGGCGTGCAGGTCCTGCTGCCCCTCGACCCCTCCGCCACCGACCCCCAGTGCCAGCCCCCCGCGTCCTG gaATGCTGAGGAAAGACGGTTGCTGTGGAAACTGCCTAACCTCTCGCCCACCAGCAACAGCAAAG gcTCAGGAACGCTGTGTGCCAGCTGGCAGTGTCTGGAGGCCCCCCGGGGCCCGCCCCCCAGCCTGGCGGTGCAGTTTACGGGCTCGGGGGCGGCGCTGTCCGGCCTGGGCGTGGAGCTGGTGGGCGGTCGGTACCGCATGTCCCTGGTGAAGAAGAGGTTTGCCACAG GGAAGTACATGGCCGGCTGCTCGTTGTGA
- the fcho1 gene encoding F-BAR domain only protein 1 isoform X2, whose amino-acid sequence MALFKNNFWGEKNAGFDVLYHNMKHGHICTKELAEFVRERAAIEETYSKSMSKLAKMACNGSPLGTFAPMWDVFRVSSDKLALCHLELTKKMNDLIRDVSKYGEEQVKVHRKTKEELLGTVEAVQALQAQSAHLQKSREVYHGKCVELERLQREGAPQKEVEKMELKVKKAGESFAACIEKYNRVGGDFEQKMSDSAQKFQDIEEAHLRQMKQLIKAYSHSIEDTHVQVGQVHEEFKQNVENIGIENLLQKFAELKGTGKDRPAAVGFEGHSSSLVPDAGKRSRGKAFRIPGLSRRDKEPDSTESAVTGTQNSPEVDEEGFVIRADVTENGCAQEKEKDGNFYSSDSDFDDDEPKKFRIQIRPVGSGGRGSSVASEMELRATVGTLTLPPNRGVSAKRQLSRNSSCTAGPRSEGEGDSAPRREGERDRRARSTASSDRTRLSSTVSGSEALFGPPLESACKSSSLADPAFSSDSSSPENVEDSGLDSPSHQPLGPSPEPASWAAWPSAPQSRGPAVPGRTPDPFLSAFPDPPTQREPACPWAPSPGAPDPAFGVPAFGRSLAPPEPDPTVWTCRHIPPQDAFLAAFEEAPPSPPPWGPPPPCRSRGGKGPEAQRDPRPSSSSSSSCSSSARADRDPIVPVLDSPEDPFSITMIGSPTHQAAQCGGGGRTLPPSGSAPQPKRERAYRGSVGNPFSEGGAAGGRDGERKERVPEEEPVRNGLPLTRSSELQNHLNTEPCPGTVTPPPSQHGSTELLGPAPARPARATRTLGPLSGPERSRSVCSSPLPGPSPGFTTSSSSSSPSEWAGQTTSTPRPSSPARGLSRGPSPLSLSAQEAWPVAAALTEYINAYFKGGEQNRCLVKITGDLTMSFPAGIARIFAANPNTPVLSFRLVNTARVDQFLPNQKLLFSDPSQSDPGSRDYWFNMQALTALLQREAQLNPQASYYNVTVLKYQVSAQDSDCAPVLLLAECQRSGTVTRVSLDYRCSPAVAPGAELSGVQVLLPLDPSATDPQCQPPASWNAEERRLLWKLPNLSPTSNSKGSGTLCASWQCLEAPRGPPPSLAVQFTGSGAALSGLGVELVGGRYRMSLVKKRFATGKYMAGCSL is encoded by the exons GGCCGCCATCGAGGAGACGTACTCCAAGTCCATGAGCAAACTGGCCAAGATGGCCTGCAACGGAAGCCCCCTGGG gacgtTCGCCCCCATGTGGGACGTGTTCCGCGTCTCTTCGGACAAGCTGGCCCTCTGCCACCTGGAGCTGACCAAGAAGATGAACGACCTCATCCGCGACGTCAGCAAGTACGGCGAGGAGCAGGTCAAAGTTCACCGCAAG acgAAGGAGGAGCTGCTGGGGACCGTGGAGGCGGTGCAGGCCCTCCAGGCGCAGAGCGCGCACCTGCAGAAGTCCCGGGAGGTCTACCACGGAAAGTGCGTGGAGCTAGAGCGGCTGCAGCGGGAGGGGGCACCGCAGAAGGAGGTGGAGAAG aTGGAGCTGAAGGTGAAGAAAGCTGGGGAGTCGTTTGCCGCCTGCATAGAGAAGTACAACCGCGTGGGCGGAGACTTTGAGCAGAAAATGAGCGACTCTGCTCAG AAGTTCCAAGACATCGAGGAGGCTCATCTGCGGCAGATGAAGCAGCTGATTAAGGCCTACTCGCACTCCATAGAGGACACCCACGTACAGGTGGGGCAG gtCCACGAGGAGTTTAAGCAGAACGTGGAGAACATCGGCATAGAGAACCTCCTCCAGAAGTTTGCTGAGCTGAAGGGCACGGGCAAGGACAGGCCAG CTGCGGTGGGCTTTGAGGGGCACAGCTCCAGCCTGGTGCCTGACGCAGGGAAGAGGAGTCGGGGGAAAGCCTTCCGCATCCCTGGCCTGAGCAGGAGGGACAAGGAGCCGGACTCTAC GGAATCAGCCGTGACAGGGACTCAA AACTCTCCGGAAGTGGACGAGGAGGGCTTCGTGATCCGCGCCGACGTCACCGAGAACG GCTGCGctcaggagaaggagaaggatgGCAACTTCTACTCCAGCGACTCGGACTTCGACGACGACGAGCCCAAGAAGTTCCGCATCCAGATCCGGCCGGTGGGCAGCGGCGGCCGCGGGAGCTCGGTCGCCAGCGAAATGGAGCTGCGCGCCACCGTGGGGaccctcaccctgccccccaACCGAGGG GTCTCAGCCAAGAGACAGCTCTCCC GGAACTCCAGCTGCACGGCCGGACCGCGCTCggaaggggagggagacagCGCCCCCCGCAGGG AGGGCGAGCGGGACAGGCGGGCGAGATCGACCGCCAGCTCTGACCGTaccag GTTGAGCTCCACAGTGTCGGGTTCTGAGGCGCTGTTTGGGCCCCCCCTGGAGTCGGCCTGTAAGTCCAGCAGTCTGGCCG ATCCCGCCTTCTCCTCTGACTCCTCCTCCCCTGAGAATGTGGAGGACTCGGGTCTGGACTCgccttcccatcagcccctgggGCCCTCTCCGGAGCCGGCCAGCTGGGCGGCCTGGCCCTCGGCACCGCAGAGCAGGGGCCCGGCTGTCCCGGGGAGGACCCCGGACCCCTTCCTCTCAGCcttccctgacccccccacgCAGAGGGAGCCCGCCTGCCCTTGGGCCCCGTCCCCCGGCGCTCCGGACCCCGCGTTCGGCGTGCCCGCGTTCGGCCGGTCCCTGGCCCCCCCGGAGCCGGACCCCACGGTGTGGACCTGCCGCCACATTCCCCCGCAGGACGCCTTCCTGGCCGCCTTCGAGGAGGCTCCGCCCTCGCCTCCGCCCTGGGGCCCTCCCCCGCCCTGCAGGTCCCGGGGCGGCAAGGGGCCGGAGGCGCAGAGAGACCCAcgcccttcctcctcctcgtcctcctcctgctcGTCCAGCGCTCGTGCTGACCGGGACCCCATCGTCCCGGTTCTGGACTCCCCGGAGGACCCCTTCTCCATCACCATGATTGGCAGCCCCACGCACCAGGCCGCCCaatgcggcggcggcggcaggaccctccccccctccggctccgccccccagcccAAAAGGGAGCGGGCGTACCGGGGGTCCGTGGGGAACCCCTTCAGCGAGGGCGGGGCAGctggggggcgggacggggagaggaaggagagagtcCCAGAGGAGGAGCCCGTCAGAAACGGCCTGCCGCTCACACGAAGCTCTGAGCTGCAGAACCATCTGAACACAGAGCCCTGCCCCGGCACAG tgaccccccctccctcgcagCACGGGAGCACAGAGCTCCTGGGGCCGGCCCCCGCCCGACCTGCCCGAGCGACCAGGACCCTGGGGCCCCTGAGTGGCCCTGAAAGG TCCCGGTCTGTGTGCTCCTCTCCGCTCCCCGGCCCCAGTCCTGGTTTTACaacctcctcatcctcctccagTCCCAgcgagtgggcggggcagacCACGTCTACCCCAcgcccctccagccccgcccgGG GCCTGTCCCGTGGACCCAGCCCCCTGTCCCTCAGCGCCCAGGAGGCCTGGCCCGTGGCCGCGGCCCTCACAGAGTACATCAACGCGTACTTCAAGGGCGGGGAGCAGAACCG ctgtCTGGTGAAGATCACAGGCGATCTCACCATGTCCTTCCCCGCCGGAATCGCCCGCATCTTCGCCGCCAACCCCAACACCCCCGTCCTCAGCTTCCGGTTGGTCAACACGGCTCGGGTGGACCAGTTTCTGCCCAATCAGAAGCTGCTGTTCAG TGACCCGTCGCAGAGCGACCCGGGGAGCAGGGATTACTGGTTCAACATGCAGGCCCTCACCGCGCTGCTCCAGAGGGAGGCCCAGCTCAACCCCCAGGCCTCCTACTACAACGTGACCGTACTCAAGTACCAG gtgtcaGCGCAGGACTCTGACTGTGCTCCGGTCCTGTTGTTGGCGGAGTGTCAGCGCAGCGGGACGGTGACGCGCGTCTCCCTGGACTACCGCTGCTCCCCCGCCGTGGCCCCCGGGGCCGAGCTGAGCGGCGTGCAGGTCCTGCTGCCCCTCGACCCCTCCGCCACCGACCCCCAGTGCCAGCCCCCCGCGTCCTG gaATGCTGAGGAAAGACGGTTGCTGTGGAAACTGCCTAACCTCTCGCCCACCAGCAACAGCAAAG gcTCAGGAACGCTGTGTGCCAGCTGGCAGTGTCTGGAGGCCCCCCGGGGCCCGCCCCCCAGCCTGGCGGTGCAGTTTACGGGCTCGGGGGCGGCGCTGTCCGGCCTGGGCGTGGAGCTGGTGGGCGGTCGGTACCGCATGTCCCTGGTGAAGAAGAGGTTTGCCACAG GGAAGTACATGGCCGGCTGCTCGTTGTGA